The Coccidioides posadasii str. Silveira chromosome 3, complete sequence genome contains a region encoding:
- a CDS encoding uncharacterized protein (EggNog:ENOG410PF97~COG:G~TransMembrane:10 (i66-84o90-112i124-143o163-184i247-265o285-304i311-332o344-366i386-403o409-430i)~BUSCO:3991at33183), translating into MLCFAYCPRFMVLAVSSLLDNLENTDGQRFVSFQWQAGLSNGAAVGEIFGLFLNGWASERFGYRKTIISCLVFLTAFISLFFTAQNVQTLLAAEILCGIPWGVFQTLTITYASEVCPVALRGYLTTYVNFCWGLGQLIGIGVIKSMLNRNDEWAYRIPYGLQWMWPLPLCIGIALAPESPWWLVRKGRVKDAKRSLLRLTSLNRETDFNADETIAMMVHTTALEEKITAGASYWDCFKGIDLRRTEIVCMVWAIQNLSGNSFSNYSTYFLQQAGLETRHAYSFAMGQYAINMVGVFGAWFLMTLGVGRRSLYLYGLCGLCSMLLIMGFLGLVPEAHRDQGSLATGSMMIIWALIYQLSVGTVCYSLVSELSTRRLQIKTVVLGRNVYNIVAIICNVLTPYMLNPSAWGWGNYAGFFWGGSCFLCIIYTYFRIPEPQGRSFAELDLLFERGVSARKFASTHVNVFEEEVDADVIENYKKKEQNPEAQAA; encoded by the coding sequence ATGTTATGCTTTGCCTATTGCCCTCGTTTTATGGTCCTCGCCGTTTCGTCTTTACTTGATAATCTAGAGAACACAGATGGCCAACGTTTCGTTTCATTTCAGTGGCAAGCCGGTCTCAGCAACGGTGCGGCTGTCGGCGAGATCTTCGGGCTGTTCCTTAATGGCTGGGCGTCGGAACGCTTTGGTTACCGCAAAACCATCATCTCCTGTCTTGTTTTCCTAACCGCCTTTATATCGCTCTTTTTTACTGCGCAGAACGTACAGACCCTACTTGCGGCTGAGATCTTGTGCGGGATTCCATGGGGCGTCTTCCAAACCCTTACTATTACATATGCATCCGAAGTCTGTCCTGTCGCATTACGGGGATATCTCACAACGTACGTCAATTTCTGCTGGGGCCTTGGGCAGCTCATTGGTATCGGAGTGATCAAATCTATGCTTAACCGAAACGACGAGTGGGCATATCGGATTCCGTATGGTCTTCAATGGATGTGGCCGCTTCCCCTTTGCATTGGAATAGCACTGGCTCCTGAATCACCCTGGTGGCTTGTCCGGAAGGGCCGAGTTAAGGATGCAAAGCGGTCCCTCCTACGCCTAACTAGCTTGAACCGGGAAACTGACTTCAACGCGGACGAAACGATTGCCATGATGGTGCACACAACGGCATTGGAAGAGAAAATAACGGCGGGAGCCAGCTACTGGGACTGTTTCAAGGGTATCGATTTGCGCCGCACTGAGATTGTCTGTATGGTGTGGGCTATCCAGAACCTGAGCGGCAATTCATTCTCAAACTACTCCACGTACTTCCTTCAGCAGGCTGGCTTGGAGACCAGACACGCATATTCTTTTGCTATGGGCCAGTATGCCATCAACATGGTCGGAGTCTTCGGGGCCTGGTTTTTAATGACTCTTGGCGTGGGCCGTAGATCGCTTTATCTTTATGGTCTCTGCGGTCTCTGTAGCATGCTCCTTATCATGGGTTTCCTTGGACTTGTCCCGGAGGCGCATCGAGACCAAGGATCCCTAGCTACCGGCAGCATGATGATAATTTGGGCCTTAATCTACCAACTCTCCGTTGGAACCGTTTGCTACTCGCTCGTTTCGGAACTTTCCACGAGACGACTGCAGATCAAGACCGTCGTGCTGGGTCGAAACGTGTACAATATCGTGGCCATCATCTGCAACGTGCTGACTCCGTACATGCTTAACCCTAGCGCCTGGGGCTGGGGTAACTATGCTGGCTTCTTCTGGGGCGGTAGCTGCTTCCTCTGCATCATCTATACTTACTTCCGGATTCCGGAACCCCAAGGTAGGTCGTTTGCTGAGTTGGATCTCCTGTTTGAGCGCGGGGTAAGCGCGAGGAAGTTTGCATCCACACACGTCAATGTCTTTGAGGAAGAGGTTGACGCCGACGTTATTGAGAACTATAAGAAAAAAGAACAGAACCCTGAGGCGCAAGCGGCATGA
- a CDS encoding uncharacterized protein (EggNog:ENOG410PT1S~TransMembrane:1 (o45-64i)), with protein MLGIVLEEPTPTQTRNRPAQKRPPSSTPRNQITTHRWGSPNAGRIIFGVIIATFLIIGAIVAIVSKVSRLNSDNFTLSLSPMSGSTYYRRFADPNSQ; from the coding sequence ATGCTTGGAATTGTTCTCGAAGAACCCACTCCAACACAGACAAGGAACCGCCCAGCTCAGAAAAGGCCGCCCAGCTCAACCCCTCGGAATCAAATCACTACTCACCGATGGGGTTCTCCAAATGCAGGTCGCATTATCTTTGGTGTGATCATCGCCACGTTTCTCATCATAGGAGCCATTGTCGCCATCGTATCAAAGGTTTCTCGCCTCAATTCTGACAACTTTACGCTCTCACTATCCCCCATGTCGGGCTCGACGTACTATCGCCGCTTCGCAGACCCAAATTCCCAGTGA
- a CDS encoding uncharacterized protein (EggNog:ENOG410PWHC~COG:S) — protein sequence MNNGKEVFAKLPNPNAGPARYVTASEVATREFVSHLFKSSQRSDHMLLAP from the coding sequence ATGAACAATGGCAAGGAAGTATTTGCAAAACTTCCAAACCCCAATGCCGGTCCTGCCCGATATGTGACAGCATCAGAAGTCGCCACAAGGGAATTTGTCAGTCACCTGTTTAAATCAAGCCAACGATCTGACCACATGTTATTAGCTCCGTGA
- a CDS encoding uncharacterized protein (EggNog:ENOG410PWHC~COG:S) yields MQRDDLTITPELWEKNEMAWVKGHASPRMNYYVSLKDPELPDQALTLLSKYLEPTPYLVPSEPEAAANVLWHPDLHLDNIFVDPTTCKITSIVDWQSTSIAPLFYKSCVPRMFRHDDPIREAWVVPSRPDNFNTLSMEEGTGVDQDLENETIHKYYEAMQRDIQLKRKPTWLVTGVWENSDLFFLCQSLIAIAALWDTLRPAETTKCPIDFTGVELALHAKEDEKIAGIGTMLKLFQDQGVLPVDGMVDQEDYEAAKINCQKFKDIFVALAKDEEERELFSKLWPYQDQESK; encoded by the exons ATGCAGCGCGACGACCTGACGATTACGCCAGAGCTATGGgaaaaaaatgaaatggCGTGGGTCAAAGGACACGCGTCTCCTCGAATGAACTACTATGTATCACTCAAAGATCCTGAGCTCCCTGACCAGGCTCTTACCCTTCTCTCAAAATACCTGGAACCTACCCCTTATTTGGTACCCAGTGAACCTGAAGCCGCCGCAAATGTCCTCTGGCATCCCGATCTACATCTAGACAACATTTTCGTCGACCCAACGACGTGTAAGATTACCAGCATAGTTGACTGGCAGAGCACTAGTATCGCGCCACTGTTTTACAAGTCCTGCGTACCTAGGATGTTCAGGCACGACGACCCAATTCGAGAAGCTTGGGTGGTCCCATCAAGGCCAGACAATTTCAATACCCTGAGCATGGAAGAGGGAACAGGGGTCGATCAAGACCTAGAGAACGAAACGATCCATAAATATTACGAAGCAATG CAGAGAGACATTCAACTCAAACGCAAGCCAACATGGCTCGTGACTGGAGTCTGGGAGAATAGTgatctcttctttttgtgTCAGAGCTTGATTGCTATTGCAGCCCTGTGGGACACACTACGGCCTGCTGAGACGACAAAGTGTCCGATTGACTTTACAGGGGTTGAACTAGCCCTTCACGCGAAAGAGGATGAAAAAATCGCTGGGATCGGAACTATGCTCAAACTATTTCAAGACCAGGGAGTTCTTCCGGTAGATGGGATGGTGGACCAGGAGGATTATGAGGCGGCGAAGATCAATTGTCAGAAGTTCAAGGATATATTCGTCGCCCTGGCGAAGGACGAGGAAGAAAGGGAGCTATTCTCTAAGCTCTGGCCGTATCAGGACCAAGAATCCAAGTGA
- a CDS encoding uncharacterized protein (EggNog:ENOG410Q0U2): MSLDYDIHVSWELKAVFLCKKYESDGPEEAMLKILILAPSDPYESPEDREWEVNGEPASKFGKQEEDALRTLTQHRCSSTPHFIAAKREIQDGNMLMPGGYIHYILMTKVDGVRFDSVQHFSDEQIHAMQEAFTEAWFESSACQVVPHDERLHNLLWDMGTLKCYIVDYE; the protein is encoded by the exons ATGTCTCTTGACTATGATATCCATGTATCCTGGGAGCTGAAAGCGGTCTTCCTTTGCAAGAAGTATGAAAGTGACGGCCCAGAGGAGGCCATGTTGAAGATTCTTATACT AGCCCCTTCTGACCCCTACGAATCACCCGAAGACAGGGAATGGGAGGTCAACGGAGAGCCGGCCTCCAAGTTCGGTaaacaagaagaagatgccCTTAGGACACTAACTCAACATCGCTGCTCTTCAACGCCCCATTTTATTGCCGCTAAGAGAGAAATTCAAGATGGCAACATGCTGATGCCAGGTGGATATATACATTACATCCTAATGACAAAAGTGGACGGCGTCCGCTTTGATTCAGTGCAGCATTTTTCTGACGAACAAATCCATGCAATGCAGGAAGCATTTACGGAAGCATGGTT CGAGTCTTCAGCATGCCAAGTTGTCCCACATGATGAAAGGCTTCATAACCTGCTCTGGGATATGGGGACGTTGAAATG TTACATTGTTGATTATGAGTAA